Within the Leptospira ryugenii genome, the region CTGTATCCCGACCGCTGCTAGTAGCCAGTGTACTGGTTCCGTGGGTTATCAGTGTTCCAGTTCCCCAAGAATCAACTTCATATAAGTAAACAACAGAGTGAGGACGACTGACTGCAGAATTAATTCTAGCTTTATAGGTTATCTTTCCTCTTACTTTTAAGATACTCGGTAAGGAGTCTGATAAATACACCATGGCATTGCTTCGGTCAATTAAGTTTACATTTGTTTTGACTGGAACAGAGACTGCACCATCTAAAATCTCAGATACCAAGGGCACCCCTGTAGTGGCCGCTGTCGCTCCCGCAATGATCGTATTTGATGTGTTACTTGTATTGTTAGAGGTACTGATTGAACCAGGTGTTAAGTTAAACATACCCATAGGTCTAAGATGGTAAATGCGACTCACTTGGTTTTGGATTGGCCAATTGCTATAAAAAACACGTTCACTAACATGTCTTTTTTGGATACTGACTCTTGGTTTTGACATGATCCCATTGGGAATTCCTTTTAACCAATAATCAAACCAATCATATGCATTTGTCCAAACATAGTTTTGTAAGCCTAGTACTCCTCCAATCTCTGCCGTCGCATGGATACCATTGTTGAGGTCTAATTTTTTCGGAACTGTTAACCTTTGAAAATAATCCAAAATTTGATTTGGCTGGAAAAGATTGTCTTGGGAGTTACTAGATATATATACTGGTTTACCTGTTGCGTTCAATGCTGAAACAAAGCTGCTAGGTGAACGATCTCCTGCCCAATTGAGAACGGATTGTACATCTCGGTTATCCAAAAGTTTTTGAAAATTTTCTGCAATAATGGGATCCATTCTTCCTGTGAGATATCCAGAAGCTATCAAAAGCAATCCCCAAACAAGTCTTGGGGTCTGGTTGCCATACAACGAGTCTGGCAAACTTCCCCATCCACTCATAGCTACTGCAGTTTTAATTCTTGGTTCTTTGGTGGCACCGAGAAGGGAGATACCTGCGCCATAGGAGATACCAGCAATCCCAATGTTTTCATTCACTGGGGAAACTCTTTGCAGATAATCAATCGCACTGGAAAGATCTTCCATATCCTTGGGACCCGCTACATTGATCTTTCCTTCAGAAGTACCAAATCCTCTTGTGTTATAGCTAAGTACTACATATCCTTTTTTCGCTAATTTTGCCGCCGGCACAATGTATTCATATTCGTTTAAGGCCCAGCTATTGACAAAGATGATCGCTGGATACGGTCCTACACCCGATTTTGGTTGAAAGATATTTCCTGTTATCTTCGTGCCATCATAGGATGTGAAGGAAACTTGGTCATTAAAGGTAAAGCTCCCGTCGTTTTCAGCTGCAAAGGCAGCATCGATTTGACTTCTTTGCGAAGCATTTGAGAGTGCTAACTGTTCGGCACTGGACGAGGTTCCTGTTTCTTGGACAGAACCAAGTAAGCCCAATATGGGAACTGAAGAAGGGTTTTTGTTTTCGCTTGGTCCGCAGGCAAGTGTTAGGGAAATCGCCAGGCAGCTCAAAGCAATTTTTGTTTGGTAGTTTTTCATAAATTGTCTCCGCTTTGCCTCCTATTTATCATAAATATGGCTTGCATGCGTCTAAAATGAGAATTTTAGTCGTTTTTTTGAGTCCAAAATGATCATTTTTTCCCTTTTTTCCGTACAAAAAGTCCGTAAAGGCTTTCGCACTGTAAGCCATTTTGTTGGGTAAGGCAATGCTTGAATTCTTAGGATCTTGGTTGTTGTTCGGTGCTTGGTTTCACCTGCTCCTTGCCTTACACCTGTATACAAAACATGGTAAATCTAAGGGATTTCCCTTTGCCTCTATTTCTGCCATTGCAGCGTCTATTCTGATCGTTTATGCATACTTGGTCTTTAAAAAATTATCTCTGGGAAATGCATTTCTAAATCATGGCTATCTCTTTGCAATCTTCCTGATCCCAGCTAGCATGCAATATACGATCGAACAATTCCTATCGAATGAGTTTGTGGATTTCAAGAAATGGTATCGATTCTTACCCTTCTTTCTCTCACTGATTGTCTTCCTTGGGTTGCAAACAATCGATCCAAATATTGGATCAAGTCCACTGCACACAAATTTCAATAATGGTTTTCTTTCTTTACCAGAGTACTTTGCTACACTTGGCTGTCTCTATTGGATTTTTACATTTCTAAAGATGATCCATTCCTACAGAAAGATCCTCTTTCATAATCCCAATCCAGCAGCCGCAATGGGTGTACGGATATTGAGTATGATCATCAACGGAAATATTGTGTTTGCTGTTTTGATCTTGGTAAGCATCCTCTTTCGCTGGACAGAAGGCTTGTATTCCGCGGCTTTCCTTGCAACTTTAATGGCAGTGATTGCCTTTTTACGTTCACAAGCACAACCCAACTTATTTAGTGAAATACTACCAGGCCTGCGGCAATCCTACCAAACATCCAGGATTTTGAACTTAGACCTAGACGAGCTACATACAAAGATCCAGAGACTTATGGTGGAAGAAAAAGTCTACCAGGAAGAAAATTTAAACCTAGCTAATTTTGCTGAGCGGCTAAGGATAAAAGATTACCAATTGAGTGAATACATCAATGCCTATTTGGGAATGAACTTTAATCGATTTTTAAATGAGTACCGAATTGAAGAAGTTTGTAAAAAAATAGAGGAGCAACCAAAGGTAAATTTGTTACATCTGGCTTACCAAGTTGGTTTCAATTCGAAAGCAAATTTTAATATTGCATTTAAGTCAGTTAAGAAAATGACTCCAAGTGAATATGCAAAGGGAATAAAAAAGCCACTTACATCTGTTAAAGTGGCTAAGAGAAAGTGATTATTTTTTTAGGGAATGAACCAATAGTTTCGCAGCAGATGCCCCTGAATTTTGCTGTTGTCCAGTAATCAAATTTCCGTCTTTGATCGCATAAGAAGAAAAAGGAGCGGCAACCTTAAAGTTTGTGCCAGCAATTTTCTTTGCCTCTGTTTCAATTCGGTAGGGTTGGATCTTTTGGCCTACAGCTTTGTCTGCATATTCTTCTTCTGCATCTGCGAAACCGGTCCATGTTTTTCCTTTTACGAGGAGGTCTCCATTTTTCAATTTGGTTTCCAACAGTAAAGTGGTGGAATGGCAGACAGCAGCAGACGGTTTCCCTGCTTCATAAAAAGAAGCAAATAGATTTTGTAATGCAACATTTCCTTTAAAGGTATACATAGGACCTTGTCCTCCCACTAAAAAAATCGCATCATATTCTGACGGGTTTACATCTGTAAATTTTTTAGTATTTTGTAAAAGTTCTTGGAATGATTTTTTCTGCAAGTATCCAAGTGAGATGATATCATGAGCCGAATAACCACTCTTATCTGTTGGGTCAGAATAGGCATCCATATATAGTTTGCCACCTTCCGTCGAAACAACTTCTACAGCATAACCAGCTTCTTGGAAAACAAATAAAGGATGCGTGAGTTCTGCAGCCCAAAAGCCTATAGGCCATCCTGTCTGCTGAGATACCGAAGGTGAACTCACAACCATCAGTATTTTTCCTTTCGGATTTGATCCGTGTGGATGGACATATTCGGTAATCTCTTCAACCTTTCCTGAACACGATAGAATGCTAAAAATGAAAATAGATGTTAAGATGAACTTTGTTTTCATACTTTTTCTCCTAGATACCTTTTACAGAATAATCATTCTGTAACAAGACATTCTCCAGTCAGGATCTACCGAAAAAGGATATACATCATGCTTAGGTAATATACTAACTAAACAGTAACTATATTTCTAGAAGGAAATATTATTTTGATATTTGTTCCATTTTCAAAAGTTGTTTCTAAGTTTCCATTTAATTGAGAAACAAGGTTTGATACCAATACCAGACCGATTCCAGAAGTTGATTCGGAATCTGCTCTCCAGCCAATTCCATTGTCATACACATTTAATTCATATATTTCTGCACTGATTTGCAATCGAACCTCCACGATTCCCTCCTGTTCAGGAGCAAAGGCATGTTGGAAAGAATTACAAATTAACTCATTTAAGATTAGGCCGAGAATAATGGCTCTATCCAAATCAATCGTTAAATCAGCATCAACATCCATATGCAAAGAAATAATGTTTTGTTGGAACATAAATGTCATTTTTAATTGTTCAAGTATAGATTCAATGATTGGTCTTAAATGGCATCGCAGAATGTCTTTGGATTGGTAAACAAGGCGATGTACGGAGGCGATCGTAAAAATTCTGTTATAGATAAATTCAAATGCTTTGATAATTTTTTGATCCTGGATAGAATTTTTTTGAAGAGTGATTAAGCCGGAAATCATCTGAAGGTTGTTATTGACTCTATGGTGAATTTCCATTAAAAGTTTTGTTTTGATTTCAAGACCTTCTTGGATTAGCTTTTCATGTTGAATCCTTTCCGATTGAATTCGATTCATAGTTTGGATATATAAAAACACTAAAAAGAATAACGTATGTAGATCTTTAAAAAAACCCTCGTATTCGTCTAAAAAATTCCAAAGAAAACCATGTTCAAATATATTCGATATAAATACGAATGTTATCGAAAATGTATAGGCGGACAGAATAACGAAATCAACATTCTGTAGTTTTTTTTGAAAGATATAGGAAACTATTTCAATGAGAGCTAAAGTACAAAAAACGAGCCCAATCAAATCTATTATGGAAATCTCATTAATTTGGAAGGTTTGCACTGAGAATTTCCCTTTTAATGCTTAGATACAAAGAAACAACCGATAACATTAAGAAAAGATGTTCAGCAACGTTGAACAGGTCGTGGAAAAAAAATCCTTCTGTAACAGTACAAATTGTACTTAAAAAAACAAAGAAGAAACTTAAGAGGAAAAATTTAAATTTAGGGAAGTATTTTCGCTTTAAAAATCGAAATAAGATAAGTGAACCTATAAAGCTGAAAAATAAATTCAATATTTCACTGATTTCAATATTTTGCACCACGAGAATCTTTCTAAACTTCAAAAAGGAATTTTGAAAGCATAAAATAAGAAATAAATTGATTCTAGTTCTTTAAATAGAGACTGAGGTATGCAATGGTAGCTTTTTTACTTTCTTGCACGAGCTCAGGGGTAAAATCTCCAAAATTTCTTTGGGCAAACTTTAAAAGTGCATCGGCGATTGTGAAAGCAAATCCAAAGATTTGTTCCCAATTCTCTCCTTTTGGCAATGAAAAGCGATCTTGAATCCCTTTTAAAGCTAGTTTGGAAAGTTTTGCATCTAGTTCTCTTCCGACTGTTCTAATCTCAGGATTTGTTACTCGGTATTCATAGATCAATCGAGGAAAGGCTGGTTCTGACTTTGTCACCTCCACAGCTACATCTATAAACCTTTCAATGAACTCCTTCCAAGAGATAAGCTTTTCCTCTTGCAAGGCTTCGAATCGCTCAATGATGGTTTCCGCATGTAGAAGTCGGATGCCATGAAAGATGGCTTCGATATTTGGAAAAAAATGGTAGGCAGATGCTCTCGGTATGTTTGCCAATTTACAGATTTCAATGAATTTAATCTCTTCCGGGGGACGGGAGCGTAAGGCTTCCAAAGTCACTGTTAATAATTTTGTCCTTCTGTTTCGGCCTTGTTTGCTAGTGAATTTGAATTGGCGAGGCGAAAGGTCGGGTGATAAGGAGGCATCTACAATTCGATTCATACAGCGAATGTGGCATGAATCGAACAAAAGTCAATCCAGATGTCCTTACCAAATGAAGGACATTCTTAGTTGAATCAGTTAATTGAGAACGAATGAGTTGCTTAGCCCTTGGTACGAACTGATGGCACCAGTCCAACCCGATTTCCAATGTCCCCTATGACGAATGCGGTATGTCCCCTTCGGAAACGATTGTGTATCCCACTTGATGGTTATCTTTGAGTAGGCGATTCCATCACGTTTCCAATGATAAGTTGTAGAAGGATCAAAATCACGTGCAACCACTTTCCAATTGCTACCAGTCCACTGTTCCACATCCAAATAAGAGCTCCCAATTAAGGCATTGTTTTTTGGATGGGCTCCCCAAAAAACTACGGAAACAGGTGCACCTACTGCATAAGTAGCCGCCGGTTGTGTTTCTACGGATCCAAAACTTTTGAACCAAGGCACATCATCAAAAACCACACCTGTTTGGAAGGTCGCTTGGAACTTACTCAAATCTGGTGGAATGGGTCCTGTCGAGACATTCGAGCCATTCTTCAATGATATGGCAAGTTTCGAAAACTCTTGTTCATACGCTAACAAAGTGTTCGGTCCAAATTGGGTCGAGGCACCTTCGTATTGTTGAGAAGAGTACTCTTCTTTTGTTGTCACATAGGATGTGTATGTATTTGCTAAAGAGGAAAGAACAATATAGTCAGTTTGGAGAATATTTTTCACGATAGCGCGAAGCCTTCGTCCCGCCATTGTTGAGACCTCTGCTGGCACAGCAACAATCGCCAAATTTCCAATTTTGAAAATTTGTAATGGGACAATCGGAGGAGTCCAAGGATTTCCATCAAAACTTGCAACACCGGTAGGAATTAAGACAGGTTTCTCTTCATGGCATAGTTTGTATGCCTCGCTTACCGAAGAAGGCCAAAAAACACCCAATACGCCACCAAAAAAGCTAGAAATAAATGTCTCACGTGCATTGTCATTCCAATCCAATGAGTTAACTGTGACTCCTTCGTTAAAAAAATCAACGATTACTGAATTGTCTTCCGTACTGCCTGCAGCAAAGGAAGCGCCCATTCCAGCAGGACATGTTGCCTTACCCACGCTACTCACAAATAAGTTTGAGAAGTTAACGTAAGTATGACGAAAATCGACAGAACCTAAAATTGGGGTCGTTGCATTTTGGTATAGGCTTTGCGCTCTTTGCAATTGGCGATCAGCAATTAGGTTTTGTCTCGGGTAGTCATTGATACCATCTGCTGGTCCCCAAAGATTAGGGGTAACATCCCCTGCATTTGATTGGGCAAATGCAGCAACAAAAGTAGAGGTAGCAGAATAATTTGTACTTTTACTTTTTTCGAAGAGATAAGATGCTAAGCCTTTATGGTCGCCACCAATTAACTTATTCGTAGGGCCTATACTTGTTGGGTGAACTGCAAACCAGTTGATTGTCCCTAATTCGCGACCATCTTCAGCCACAAATTTCAAAAGAGTCATTTTGGTATCTACGCTTGAATTATAAAAGTTCCGCTCTGAGATTGGGTTTTTTTCATATGCGACAATTGAGCGATTCATACTTGCATTAGTTAAATCACCTTCGTTGATCAAAATTTTTCCAGGAACTAAATTTTGATGCGCACGTTTGATAGATTGATAAATACCATCTACAATAATATCGTAATTTTCTTTTATGAATCCTGCCGTCGTAGCATTGTAGAGAAAATAATGGGAAGAACCTCCTGGACCGCTATGGGTGTGGGTTGCAGAGATCAAAACATTACGATCGTTGTAGTATGGCGCCAAATTCGGATCAGATGCTATTTTTTTTGATACACCTTGTTTGACTGACTGAAAGACTTGTCCTAAATCTGCGCTGACAAATACAACACGCTGTTGTGAATTGCCAACGATAAAAGCCCTAGACCAAAGTCGCATATATATTCCTTCTGTTTTTTGGTCAGGGTCTGCAAATCCCATCATGCCCACTTCAGCAGCAGGACCTGTGATATCAAAGATTCCAGCACCGACAAGATAAGGAGAATTTCCTAAGCTAGGACTCTCCGTAGATCTGACAGAGCTTTCAGTCCATTCATCATTCGAAACAATATTTGCATTTGAATTTTCAATTCCCACCAAACTTAAAATAGGTGCTGAATTTGTTTCTTTTTTTCCGCATGTGAACAGACTTAAGCAGAGAACTAAAAATCCCAGCCGACAGAAGTCTTGTTTGAATTTCTCTATCATACTATTTTCCCCTTTTCCCTCCGCTTGAGAATTTTATGTCTAAATGAAGGAAACGGCTAGAGCTTTCCCGTAGTGAAAATATTGACAAGCAAATTTATCGACTTCTGTCGAGTTTTTATTGAACGCCGTTTATTAATTTAGAAAAAAATAATCGACAAATGCCGAATATTTTCCCGTGTTTGGAGCTTCCTTGGGAAATTGGATTCATTTTCTTGATTTTCCGAAGGAAAAAGCACAAAATTTGAGGTGAATTGACATGGCTTTAATTTTTTTCCGAAGGAAACTTGCGTTTTTTCTCGGCTTTCTACTATTTTTTTCCTGCCAAGCGAATCGAAGTCCCGCTCCCTTCCTTGGTCTCATAGAGGGTACTCAAACAACGATCGATCTCAACTCTGCCGAGAACGCTAACCATCGGTCGACCGCCGGCTCAATCTTTCATGAGCTACCAAATGGAAACAGTTTGGCGGAAAGAGAGGTTTTTGATACGGCGAAATCCTATCTCCAGACAAATGATAGGATCTTTGTAGATGGAACTGGCAGAGAATTTCTATTCAGAGGGTTTAACATATCTGGAAATGTCAAATTGGCTCAACATGGTTATAAACCTTTTGCAAATGAATCGGACGCTGAGTTAGCTTTTCAAAGATTAGGCAAGACGACAGGTTCAAATATCATCCGTTACACGATAGCCTGGGAGGGAGTTCATCCCGCAGTAGACACTATTGATTATAATTATCTAGATTCAGTAGTATCTCAATTAAAAAAAGCGATTAACAATCGATTCTATATACTTCTCGATTATCACCAAGATCTATTCTCTCGGCATTTATTTAACAAAGATTCGTGGCATACAGGTAATGGTGCGCCCAAATGGATTACACAAGGTGGGACTTATCCAAAGGAGTATTGCGGAATTGTATGTGCCAACTGGAGTCAGAATGCATTAACAAATGAGGCAATCAGAAGGGCATTCCGAAATTTTTGGAACAATGCACCGCTTAGTACGCAAGCTGGAACAAGACGTATGCAAGACGAGTTTATATGGCAAATTGGAAAATCTGTATCCTACATAAAATCAAAGTTAAGTGATGAAGAGTTTTCCTTTGTATTGGGTTTAGATCCAATCAATGAACCTGTTGATGGAGGTATGGAAGGATTAACGCCTGCACAGTGGGACAATCAAAAATTATGGCCACTCTACCAAAAATTGCGAATCAGCTTAGATCAAAATGGGTGGCAAAATAAGAAGATCTTTGCAGAACCTCTTGTTTACTGGAATACAAATATTGGCCAAGCGATAACTCCTGCGACTGGAGGAGGGTATTTAGAATATCCTCCAGGGCAGAAATTTGTTTTTAACTCGCATTTTTATGATGCCGCTAGGATGGGTATCGATCTAACAGGAATTGACAATGCAACTTATTTCCGTTATCTGGATGATATACGCAAAGAATCCCGATTTATGCAAATTCCTGCTTTTTTGAGTGAGTTTGGAATGTGGCTGAAAGGAACGGGCGCAAAAGATACAGCGAGAATGATCAATGCCGTATACCAAGCTTTAGAAGTTTCAGACATAGGCGAAAATCCAAAATCAAGGTTTGTTGATTTTTATTCGAACCCTGTTTCGGCAACACAATGGCACTGGGATTTTTATTATGATAAACATTCAGAATATATGAATGGGAATCCCTCGAAGCTCATCACAGGTAAGGATGCTTGGAACGGAGAGGACTTTTCAGTTGTTGGAAATTATGGAACAGAGTTTAACTTGGATAAGTATGTCATCCAAAGAGCATATGTAAGAAAGTCGCAAGGAAGAATAATGAGCACCTATTATAATGCAGTAGGGTCCGATTCCTGGAATAAAGTTTTTTCTTGGGGAGCAATTAAACCTGGCAATTCAGAGAGCCAATATTTTGGAGACCGTAGATTTTTGATCATTATTTGGAGAGGTAGAAATTCCAGTTTACCTACCGAAGTTTACCTTCCACCTCATATAAATCCAAACCAACTGATTCTACTTACGGAGAACCAGGTATATAATAAAACACTTGGTTCAACCATACAACAAAAGGTGGATGAAGCTATATGGTCAGTTGAACCAAATCGTGTTGCCGACTCTGGAAATTTAGTATTTATCTGGGATGACCCAAATGAACTTGAAACAGGAGATTCTATCCATTATGCCTTGTTAGTGGATGGAAATGGACTGAACCTCTCAGATGCTCAATTAAGTACCTTGCAGACTAAATTAACACAAAGAATCATTTTAGAAAAAAAGAGTCCCGTCTATTTGATCGGAAAAATGACTCCCTCTGGATATCCTGCACAGTAATCTGGTGCCCTATATCTTGATAAAAGGTATAGGGCTCTGAAGATTAAAACACATGGCTAAAATTTACAAATAGCTGCTCATCTTCACGGGATTTGGCATAATCAATCATAATGATAGTTGCTTGGTTCCATGCAATTCTAAGCCCAAGCCCTTGTGAGTAAAAATAATTTTTTAGATTAAGCTTATGCTCATCATCCCAAACTCTTCCATAATCTAAAAATGGAACCAAATTAAACGTAAAAAACTCGGAACCTAACTTTGCTTCGGCGAATTTCCAGCGGATTTCTGTATTGCCCCATCCCATAGTCCGACCTACAAAACGATCCTGTTTGTATCCTCGTAAAGTCCGAAGTCCTCCCAGACCTCCAACCAAACCTTCTGTTCCCCAGAGATTGCGGTATTCGAAGAAGGGAGCCTCACCATCTGTTAGACCCAATCCAAATCGATTGGCTACGACTAACTTATCAAAGATCTTAGGGAAAGGACTCCAGAAATGTTTGATTTGTGCAAAGTATTTGTTGAATTCGAAATCGGAACCTAAGGTTCTCGCATGTTTTTCATACGTCACTTCAGCAAAAATTCCGGAATTAGGATCTGGCTCAAAATCTCTTGTATCATACACAAATCCCAATCGAAGAGAGTTAACATATCCACCGTGGTAACCTAAAATTTTCCCGGCCTCATTATCTTCTGTGAGCCTTGTTTTCGCGTTTGGAACATCGGCTGTCAGTTGGTCATACAGGGGATCTGTGCCGCGAACCTTTCTCCCATCGTAAGTTCGAATGATATTGTCTGAAATTTTCAGTCCTGCTACTAGACGGACAGTCCCTCCTACATATGACCGTTCTCCACTAACAGTAGCCATCGGAGTTTCAATCGTATAACGATTGTACATACGGTCAGTTGTAACAAAACCTGGGCCTGATTGTAGACCAGTAAGAGTTTGTCCTCCAAAATAAATGGGATCAGCTGAGGTACCAGGTCTGTAATAGGTTAAATTTGTTTCCTGGTCAATGTACTTGGAATTTGAGAATTTTCTTCCATCAGGTTGATTTCTATCAAGATAACTCAAGGGAGACATACTATTCTCCCCAATTCCGAAGTACAATGTAGTCGGAGTAATGGTCAAAAAAGCATCTGCTCTGAGTCTCCATTGCGTATCTGCTACAAATGGCATATCCAAACTAATCTGGTGGTATTGTGCATTTTTGTTTGTGTTGAAGTATTGTCCAAATAGACGAGTGCGATACGGAGTAAAGAAGTACAAACCGTCCGTTTTGGGTCCGTTATTGTACAAATAAGCACGTGCTCCATATCCTATGCCTTCATTTGGGTCAGAATTTACCAATGGGAGACCAGTGAGGTAATACCCTTCCTTTTTATCTTCGATGTCCTTTTTGCAAAGTTGTTTGGAGGGATCCATGGGGAAGGGGAGGAATTTGGGAGGTGGGTCTTTTTCACATCCAGATTGGGGAGAGAATTCCTGTGCTTGTAGCGATTGTATGAATAAGGTAATAGAAAAAAATACAAAAGTAAAAAGAGTTCGGAATGTACGTTTCCTTTGGCGTCGCATAGGCTCTCAGGAAACTAAGTCGGGACAAAAAGTCGTCAAGCCAAAAATGAGCAGTCACTCATTTTTTTAGGTGCGTTCCATCACGATTAAAGTGGAATCATCGTCTACTGCTTCCTTTTTGGTGAATTCGAATCTTTCTTTCCAAAGCCTATCAATCATCTCTTTTGGGGACAAAGAATAAGACTTTTGTACTGATTGTATCCATCTTTCTTCACCATACATTTCAGATCCTTGATTGAAATCTTCATAGACTCCGTCACTGAATAGGCAGACTTTATCTCCTTTTGCAAAGGCTCTTGTTTCCTCCTGAAAGGTTTCGTTACTTGCCCATCCAATGATTCTTCCCTTTGGTTTGATGCTTTCTACTTTGGAATTTCTAATCAAAAATTGAGCAGGGTGGCCAGCGGAAACGAAACTAATCCGATTTTCTGTCAGGTCAATTTCAACTAAAATAGCAGAGAATAACATTCTTACGCTCAAATACCTTTGCACAAACAGTTGATTGATTTGGAACATGATATCTGAAATTGACTGACTTCGGGATAAAAAACGATCACATTCACTTTTCATGATCATCGTTACCATCGCTGCTTGTACACCATGTCCGGTCGCATCAGCTAGAAAGACACGGTACTTATCATCAGAGATCCTCCGATAATCAAAAAAGTCTCCACCGACTTCAGCCTGCGGAAGGTAGAGGTAATCAAAGAGTAAACCAGTATACTCTTTGTTTTGTGTCATGATAAGGGATTCTTGCAATTTCTTAGCAAGGTTTAGATCAGCATGGATTAGATTTAAAGAGTCATTCAATTGTTCTGTTCTTTCAGCAACTTTTAGCTCTAAAGATTCTGATAAATCTTCGGAGACTTGCAATGCTCTATTGAATTTGATCGAAAGAAAGTATGCTTGGCTAAAGATATAAAAAATAAACCCTAAATGACTGATGTAGTTTGTTCTAAAGATTTGATTGTAGGCTAACATATCAAAAGCAGAAGTGATCAAAAAGAGTGTCCATCCCGTTAGGAAAATCCTCGCACCAGGCATTTGAATAAATACAGCTTTGATTAGGACGAGGAAAAAATAAACTCCTGACAAAAAAGAGCCAACAAGTAATAAGTTAAAAATCCATTCTATCTTAAAAATGAAATAGGATAATGAGAAGAAACTGAAAAATAGATAAATGCTTTGGTGAATCTTCTTTCGAAATAGATGTGTAAAGTTAAAATAAAATAAACTAGCAAGGATGGGGGTCAAAACCATAAAGGAACCCACATCTAAGTACCACTCCAAGGTGACTGGAAAATTTGGAATTAATTTCAAAAGATAATGTTCTTCAGTGACTAAAATTCTAGAAAACATGACAGCGCAAAAAATAGCGAATATTAGGCTACCCAGTTCTTTTTTTCTTTGGAGAAATAATACCAAATGGTAAAGAAACATGATACCAAGGATACCTAGAGAAACAAAGTCTGTAAAATGTTGTCTCGATTGGAGGCTGAGGATACTCTCTGATGTGCCAAAAAGAATCGACTTTCTTGGTCCTGGTTTGATTTCATCTTTGTTTGCCACCTCTATGGCGATTTCAAATTCATTTTTATCGATAGCGAAGAATAGAGTAGGACGAACGAGAGATCTTGTTGTATCATTTAGATCTTCCCCATAACGCCCGTTTTCATGGACCAAAATACCATCAACATATAAGCGGTAAGCTTGTGGGAACTCAAAAACTTTGATTCCATAGATACCTGTCTTTGGAAGGGAGTGGAGCTGTAAGGAGTAGAGCGCTCGTCCCGCCAAAGGGTAACGTTCCGTCCAGGTTCCAGGAACAAACATATAACTCAGGCTCTCTGTCTCTTGGGTAGAGAGTTTTGAATTCCAGCGAAAGATCCATTCACCATCTAGCGATACCAGGGAATTTAAATCGAATTGTGATAGGTCAAAACGTCCACGAACAGCCTTTGCCTGCTGGAATTCTGACTCCGCATGACAGGAGCAGATAAGGGTAAGGCATAGGAAAAAAAGCCATTTCATAGGCAAAGACTCTACACGATCTCTCAGTTCTTTGGAAAGAAAAAAATTTATGCATAAATTTTTGAATTTCGATTAAAAATGAGTTCTTAAAAACCAGACAGCGGAAT harbors:
- a CDS encoding alpha/beta fold hydrolase, which codes for MKNYQTKIALSCLAISLTLACGPSENKNPSSVPILGLLGSVQETGTSSSAEQLALSNASQRSQIDAAFAAENDGSFTFNDQVSFTSYDGTKITGNIFQPKSGVGPYPAIIFVNSWALNEYEYIVPAAKLAKKGYVVLSYNTRGFGTSEGKINVAGPKDMEDLSSAIDYLQRVSPVNENIGIAGISYGAGISLLGATKEPRIKTAVAMSGWGSLPDSLYGNQTPRLVWGLLLIASGYLTGRMDPIIAENFQKLLDNRDVQSVLNWAGDRSPSSFVSALNATGKPVYISSNSQDNLFQPNQILDYFQRLTVPKKLDLNNGIHATAEIGGVLGLQNYVWTNAYDWFDYWLKGIPNGIMSKPRVSIQKRHVSERVFYSNWPIQNQVSRIYHLRPMGMFNLTPGSISTSNNTSNTSNTIIAGATAATTGVPLVSEILDGAVSVPVKTNVNLIDRSNAMVYLSDSLPSILKVRGKITYKARINSAVSRPHSVVYLYEVDSWGTGTLITHGTSTLATSSGRDTDLVLDLQAVAHDFPKGTRLGLAIDNVDPMYANPYPLLTYVNQFRHSSQTSSTLTIQSE
- a CDS encoding helix-turn-helix domain-containing protein; translation: MLEFLGSWLLFGAWFHLLLALHLYTKHGKSKGFPFASISAIAASILIVYAYLVFKKLSLGNAFLNHGYLFAIFLIPASMQYTIEQFLSNEFVDFKKWYRFLPFFLSLIVFLGLQTIDPNIGSSPLHTNFNNGFLSLPEYFATLGCLYWIFTFLKMIHSYRKILFHNPNPAAAMGVRILSMIINGNIVFAVLILVSILFRWTEGLYSAAFLATLMAVIAFLRSQAQPNLFSEILPGLRQSYQTSRILNLDLDELHTKIQRLMVEEKVYQEENLNLANFAERLRIKDYQLSEYINAYLGMNFNRFLNEYRIEEVCKKIEEQPKVNLLHLAYQVGFNSKANFNIAFKSVKKMTPSEYAKGIKKPLTSVKVAKRK
- a CDS encoding TetR/AcrR family transcriptional regulator — protein: MNRIVDASLSPDLSPRQFKFTSKQGRNRRTKLLTVTLEALRSRPPEEIKFIEICKLANIPRASAYHFFPNIEAIFHGIRLLHAETIIERFEALQEEKLISWKEFIERFIDVAVEVTKSEPAFPRLIYEYRVTNPEIRTVGRELDAKLSKLALKGIQDRFSLPKGENWEQIFGFAFTIADALLKFAQRNFGDFTPELVQESKKATIAYLSLYLKN
- a CDS encoding type 1 glutamine amidotransferase domain-containing protein yields the protein MKTKFILTSIFIFSILSCSGKVEEITEYVHPHGSNPKGKILMVVSSPSVSQQTGWPIGFWAAELTHPLFVFQEAGYAVEVVSTEGGKLYMDAYSDPTDKSGYSAHDIISLGYLQKKSFQELLQNTKKFTDVNPSEYDAIFLVGGQGPMYTFKGNVALQNLFASFYEAGKPSAAVCHSTTLLLETKLKNGDLLVKGKTWTGFADAEEEYADKAVGQKIQPYRIETEAKKIAGTNFKVAAPFSSYAIKDGNLITGQQQNSGASAAKLLVHSLKK
- a CDS encoding sensor histidine kinase, translated to MQTFQINEISIIDLIGLVFCTLALIEIVSYIFQKKLQNVDFVILSAYTFSITFVFISNIFEHGFLWNFLDEYEGFFKDLHTLFFLVFLYIQTMNRIQSERIQHEKLIQEGLEIKTKLLMEIHHRVNNNLQMISGLITLQKNSIQDQKIIKAFEFIYNRIFTIASVHRLVYQSKDILRCHLRPIIESILEQLKMTFMFQQNIISLHMDVDADLTIDLDRAIILGLILNELICNSFQHAFAPEQEGIVEVRLQISAEIYELNVYDNGIGWRADSESTSGIGLVLVSNLVSQLNGNLETTFENGTNIKIIFPSRNIVTV